The DNA window ataaatatataaatattattataaaaaaataaaaatattattataaaaatgtatattttaagtttaaaaatgaattttttaattagatataaatcaaacatgatattattatatttgaggatgagaattaatttttatgttgaagattattttataaaaatatgacagTAATTTAgatttcaataattaataaaatcaaataataatttaatttgaattggaattgtcaacaaaattataaaagaaaagtaaaaaagaatTGTCAAATAATAACTTTGAGGTGTGACACATGGGAGAGAATTTTACTGATAGAAAGAAGagacaaaatttattattttattattataatttttttttctaaatttccttcccaataactttttttttaataatattaatattttaattgtaaattGTGTCTAGTAAAGAAtgtgacaaaataaaatattaaataaaactacaaaatttaactaattttatttattgtaatgaAAAAGTAATCAAATAGATAgaaagatataataataataataataaaatagttggGTAGATGAGAATAACTGaatataatatcttttaaattaattattatttcatccacctttatttataaaaaaaacattatatatatatatatatatatatatattaaaatgacagcaattgaataaatataattatttaaattaaacttgcacgtctaattccggttctacctcagacttgtccgaaggagttagacgcatgtctaactttcactaattagattgcacgtctaattccagttcaacctcagacttgtttgaaggagttagacacacgtctaattttcactttctattagactgcacgtctaactccactgagttagactgcacgtctaattccgcataaattagactacccgtctaattgcaaatatattagactacatgtctaactccgatgagttaggttgtacatctaattctgaatattaattagactacccgtctaattacaagtctattagactacacgtctaactccggtgagttagattgtacgtctaatttcgaatatattagacttacgtctaattctttacatctattagactacacgtctaactccgatgagttagactgtacgtctaattctatgcattagacttacgtctaattccgtgtatctattagatcatccgtctaattacacttctattagactacacgtctaactccggtgagttagactggaagtctaattctatgtattcattagacttacgtctaattatttacatttattagactacacgtctaactccgatgagttagactgtacgtctaattctgttgaatgccaaaatcggtttaatgaccctcattagatccaagtcttatgaaatattgtttcaataaaCATGTattaaaactcataagtcatttcatcatcaaaatttcagtggttaaattatttcaacacttagtcaaaataatttgacctaacagattcgctaagtacttcgcgaatcgctaaGTACATAGTGATTCGCTAAggacctagcgattcgctaagtacataGAGAAGACATTAAGAATAATGAATTGCATGACTTATAGTGTCTTCAAGCCATGTCAACCTTAttagaactctaacaaacatATCTTTCCCTACTTCGCAAGTCGCTACATCCTTTTTCACATCATTGGTTTTTAGATCATCCAACCACTCTTTTACTTTATCCAGCAactcatcttcaaatttttgaaggggattgaCTTTTATTTGATCATTTGTCTTTGCagttttgacaaagaagggttGATGTACGATTCATCTTTTTTCGGCTTCCTCACTCTCCTCCCAAATTTTCCTTTAGGAGGAGTATTGTATAGCTTGAAATCATCATTGTCATCTTcaaccttcttcttcttactCTCAATTACTTTTTGCATCATCACATCCTTCACTTTCACATCCTTCCTCACATCCACACTCTCCTCATCATTCATCTTCACTTTCAGatccttcaccttcactttcaGATTATCCACAACATCCATCTTCTCATCATCCTCCACAGCCACATCATCCACAACATCCATCTTCTCATCATCCTCCACAGCCACATCATCCACAATATCGATCTTCTCATCCTGCAAAATAGCAACATTCTGGTCAGAtatgtacttagcgaatcgcgaggtacttagcgaatcgtgaggtacttagcgaatcgttaagttcaaaattcaaaatcttaCCTCAGTCTCCTCCTTCTAGTCAACCTTGCTCTTCTCCTCTTCGAATTCTTCAACCTTCACATCCTTAGAATCCTTCACCTGCAAAATAGCAACATTCTGGTCAGATATGTACTTAACGAAATGTAAAGTGCAAAATTCAAAATCTTACCTCGGTCTTTTCCTCATTCTGGTCAACCTTGCTCTTCTCCTCTTCGATTTCTTCGACCTTCACCTGCAAAATAGTTATTGGTCATATATGTACTTAACGAATCGTTAAGTTCAAACTTCAAAATCTTACCTTAGTCTTCTCCTCATTCTGGTCAACCTTGCTCTTCGATTTCTTCGACCTTCACCTGCAAAAGAGTTACTAGTCAGATATGTACTTAACGAAtcgttaattttaaaattcaaaatcttaCCTCAGTCTTCTCCTTATTCTGGTCAACCTTTCTGTTCTCCTCTTCGAATTCTTCGACCTTCACATCCTTAGAATCCTTCACCTACAAAATAGCAACATTATGGTCAGATATGTACTTAGCGAATcccgaggtacttagcgaatcgctgtGTACTTAGCaaatcgcgaggtacttagcgaatcgttaagttcaaaattcaaaatcttacttgtcttctccttcttcttgtccaccttgctcttcttcttcttcttcatctactcctccatatcatctaatttggttaataatatgaccatccttttgttggatttatCTAATAAATGTTGGAACATACTaaaaatcatcttcttcagagaATCTCGGTGAGTTTGTTGAGTTTCTTTGATTGTGATTTTTagctctttgatgagctctATTTTTAGCTCTTTCAGCTCCTTCTTCAACTCTATTTTTAGCTCTTTCACCTCCTCTTTCAGCTCatcacatttacatccaacaccAACAAAAGGTGTTGGAGCCCGTTGACTTGATTCAAaagcaagcttcctcttcaAGTTGATTGCTTCTTTGAGAGTACCTTCAGCCTTTCTCTTCATGGGGCAGATTTGGGAGTACATTCTTCATGTTCActttcatcttcatcaaaatccTCTTTGATTAACTTCCCTtcagtaaatccctcaaaaaaattATCAGTTGTCTCGTCCATTTGTTCAAATtcctcaccactgtataacctcttctccatagaggactcttccatctcagtcacatcCGTGGTCTTAAGGGCAAACTTTATCTCGATCAAGGTGTTTTTCCTAGTCGAATGATAGAGTAAAAACCTTAGGCGTAGAGGGTCATTAAGCTGATTCTTTTTGGCGAATTTAGGGACAAAGTTTTGGATGACTTCATACATCTACACTTAAAGTGCCAATGCGAACCCATAATTGTTatatgcaaaaggagcataaggatcatcagtatttttcttcttctcataaTATGAGAGATTGggatgtttcatgttcttgtctaaacccttgagggtggctctaaaggcgaccttcccccatggatatcggaggaaactttcctcgtcttccaccatgtggagtatttttggaaatatcaccctccttgggtcaaatgTAAATAGGTACTGGTAAATCAGGCATAGCAACCCCATCTTGAATGCCCTTGTCTTTGCATTTCAAAAAAGCATTCTCCAACTCGCTCATTCGCACAATATTTTTCCCTTTGAAATATTTcaccgagagaggtggacaacaTCGGAATTCTTCTTCGTTCAACTCAGGAAAACTGCCGAAGTATAGGCCTGTAACCAACGCATACTCCTTTATACCAAATATAAGTTCATGCTCATTCAccatgaaagttatctccttggagtttgagcttaCCCTCCTCATCAACATATGATGTACTATTGTTCATAAGAACTGCAAGACTAGGGCTGTGAATAATGATCTGAACTGGGTATTGTAAACCCTCTCCAAAAGATCCATATCCTCGAACTTCTTAACAATCTTCTTCAAGCAGATGGAACTTTTCCAAAAATTCTGACCAAGAAACTCAGTAATTGTGGTTTCtaccatctacaaaaggaacaacatcaaaaatgtaagaacaaataCATAAACCATCACAAACcataagtacttagcgaattgCTAGGTACTTAGagaatcgcgaggtacttagtgaatcgctaggtacttagcgaatcacgaggtacttagcgaaaccCTAATAGCAAAACCATTGAGAACATTAAACTGAACATAAGACGAGGAAAAACCATAAActaataaacaaaaaaccaGAAACAGACAAGCAAAAACTCTAAAACTTAACATGCAGAAACCCTAAAACTTTACATGCAAAAAccaaaactcaaaaaaaaaaccaaaaaatgaTTGGCCTTGGCAGGGAGAAGAAAGAACCTGTTTAATAATGACGAACGAGAAGAAAGAACCGAGAAGACGGACATAAATGATCGGCCTTGGTAGGGAGCAGTTCAGTGAAGAGGGGGTTAGAGAGATGAGTCGCGCGggataaaagaaatgaaatgttAAGATGCTGAaatggatttttttaaatataaggtaTAGCGCGTGTGCATACGCGCGCCTCTTCGACTTCCTTAGCGAGTCGGTGATCACTTAGAGActcgcgaggtacttagcgaatcactaggtacttagcgaatcgcgagtacttagcgaatcacgaggtacttagcgaatcgcgaggtacttagcgaatcacGAGGTaattagcgaatcgctaggtacttagcgagTCGCGAAGTCATGCTTCAAGCATTTGATTGAGCTCCaggtaagagaagatggtttgaattcgatttcgttagtcattaagcatattttggttaataacgaacgaaatcgaattcaaacaATCTTCTCTTACCTGGAGctcgaagtacttagcgaaacggtaagttcttagcgaaacggtaagtacAAAAAattttattggtttcataggtaatctatctcgtttgacaaggtatcaacaacaaagtcatgattTTAAAGAGAAGCTGTGTTagcaaaataaatcttataattttatatggaaacatttagattcttaaaAAAAGGCCTTTGAAGAAGCCGTCAACGAGCTCCAGGTAAGAGAAAATGGTTTCAAAATTCAATTCATTAACTTAATTACTAACGAAATAGATGTGAAACCATATTCTCTTACATGGAGCTCAATGCCGGCTTTTTCAAAGGTCTTTTCTGAAGAATATAAATGTTTCCATTAATGTAAAAAGATAAGGTTTGTTTTTCTAACACAACTTCTCTTCATAACCATGAGTGATAtagataccttgtcaaatgaagttcatgattaactataaataacaaaaaatcttgacacTTAACGAAATGTGAgatacttagcgaaacggtaagcattTAACGAAAcagtaagcacttagcgaaacggtaagtccttagcgaaTCTTCCCTAAAATAGAAACCCATATGATCcgagattatctgcaaatatcatcatcgacatatatgaaccaatatgaaccaaataagaacagTTTAAATagaagggtttgaaatgaagataatggaaacatgaacataactcGAATTAGGTTAAAGGTTTGAAATGAACCTCTTCttcgaccttcaaatccttagaatccttcacctgcatgcaaaataggtttagggttagggtttttaAAGATCatgtaaataaaaacataaatcgatttaggttagggtttgaaataaagataattggtaaataatgtaaatatgtATGAAGTGACCGCAGCACCGCCACCGTAGCCGCCGCCTTCGTCGCCGTCGCCGTAACCACCATCAaaagagagaacaagagaagagagagaaaggaaaagaaagaaattgaaaaattagagtatttatactaaaccttaatccacttcgcgaaacaCTAAGTCCCTTAACGTTTCGCGAAAAGGGCAAGTTcgtcaaaaataataaaagaccacgaacataattaaatttatgggtgACCATCAGGTCAAATTTGCCCATCTTtggggtcatttcgtcaaatttcccgaaTGCATAAGgctttcttttttcatttagaCAACAACGTGACATGATAAtaaaatgaagataaatataaatagatgCATTTTAAGTTTCATAGTTTTATAAAGAGCAATTAAATacacattttaaaatagttgttatgaattataatataaataactcttttaataaccatatttagaaatttagagaggaaaaatattatttagataatgAGTTGTAGTTTACATGAGAAACCcggatatttaaatgatattaagtGTGATAAAAGGTAAAGATTGACAACACTTAACATGTTGATTGTAAACAAAGCAACATGTTGAGTGcaaataaaattgtaactaaTCCAAGATGAAGAGATAATTCAACACTCCCTCTCAAGTTGGGTAATAGATGTTGAGATTGCCTAACTTGGTACATACTTTCTCGAATCGACTTGAGAAGAGATTTGATGAAAATGTTAGCCACCTAATAGGAAAAAATATTGGGTAGCTATGAGAGTGGACAGGATGTTGTTGAGGGGATGAGATGTTGATGACATCGAGTGACGATTTGAATTGTCTAAGTGTCGCTGAATGTTGATGACAACGAGTGATGTTTGAATAGTCGAATTATCGCTGGATGTTGATGACAACGAGTGATGTTTGAATCGCTAGATGTTGATGACATCGAGTGACGTTTGAATCACTAGAGTATCGTTGGATGTTGATGACATCAAGTGACGTTTGAATCACCAGAGTGTGCAGGATGTTGATGACAGCGAGTGACGTTTGAATCGCTGAATGTTGATGACATCGAGTGACGTTTAAATCGCTAGAGTATTGCTAGATGTTGATGACATCGAGTGACGTTTGAATCACCGAAGTGTGCGGGATGTTGATGACAGCGAGTGAAGTTTGAATCGCCAGAGTATCGctgaattgatttttttgtaggcagtaaggatgacaatttgaaaccgccccgcgaaaaccaaactgaattgccccgtttggaacggtttttccccgaaaccgaacgggaATGGGGCgaggatggtatttgtgtctccCGCCCCAATTTCACCTCGATTCTGCCCTGAACaccataaatttaattaaatatattaaatcaccaatatatttatttattcattatattttataagagtggtaaggttatttctttataataatataaaattttaatatattataatatatattatattaaaaaattcatttataaaattttattaaataatttttatttatttttaaaaaaatatatattaacggtgccccgagggattccccgaaaccgaaaaaaaaccgaacggggcgaggatgataaatgcattccccaccccgaaccgccccattacAATACCTAGTAAGAAGATCCCTATTAGGAAGACTATACCATGTAGTTGGACTGTGATAATGTTTGGACAGATTAAGTCTGGGAAAATCCGTCGAGACACAAACATGGACAGATCGATCGACATATAAACTACAGTTTTTGAAATGACAAAACTGTCAAGAAAGAGCTCAAAAACATTATAGGATTTGTGATAAATGATTTTGGAAAATATgagataatataattatttgagttCTCCTCCAATGACTATTTACACCATTGGAGGAGGCAGCGGAAAATTGTGAATTGGTTTCTTTAAGATGGAAACTTAGAGAgaggaaaaatattatttagataatgAGTTGTAATTTAAATGAGAAACCCGAGTATTTAAAGGACATTAAGTGTGATAAAAAGTAAAGACTAACAACACTCAGCATGTTGAGTTTAAATAAAGTAACATGTAAAGATTGTATCTAATTCAAGATGAAGAGATAATTCAACATCTTTATATCTATTAACTGAATAAAGATTCACTTTGGGTTTGTCTTTTTCCTAATCTCTTTGTTTTATGTGATTTCACGTGTTAGCCGATTATTGAattcttttgattttttcattCCCAATTCTTTTAAATAGAAATGTATCCTATAATAAAATCGGGTCATAACAAAAGGGCTATGaacttgaaaaacaaataatgtgATGTTGAGAATGCTTTCTttattcttcatttcaaaacaaGTAATTCAGATTTCAATTGGCTATATTTTATCAATTGGATTATGCCTCAAAAAATAAATGTGGTTGGATCATTTAGAGATGGAGAATGGAATAGAGATTCATTAACGAAACCAACACAATTAATTGGTGGGTGGATCAACCAAAAAAATCGACGAGAAAAAGTGACTCTCATACCTCGTCTTTGGGCATAAATTTTAACCTTAACAATCGAGTTTTATCAAGATGGAAACGTCTTACAGACATGGATAAAATTCAATTGCAATGTCTTCATTAATCGGACCTCTTAGAAAACTTTTGTTGCTTGGCTCGAGACCATTTGGGGAACCTTATCTCGtgtcaatatttaaatttgagaactCTACTTCCACCTCATGTTGAAGTAATGATAATAGTTGATGATGCatgaataagaaaaaatgttttgaacatTCATTAAGTTGATCATATGCCTAACTTTGGTTTCAAAGGATAATTAGttaattctttatattatgATCAAACTTGCTCAAAACTTCTTTGTATTGTCATGGGGAActcttaattttgtattaatgaaaattaagttctatttgaaagaaaaatatctCAGTTTGCTTGGCTCAATATATAGtaccaaataacaaatattaaccCAAGCCCACTATCAATCTAATTCTCTTAtgttggatcaaattattttgactaagtgtcaaagtagtttgacaattggaattttgatgatgaatgtatataaaactcaatctatgccatctaatcgtttttggtgcaggtgtatcgaaaacatgttatattagactaagtatTAATGAGGTTCATTGGACTGATTGGGCATTAGAtacattgagttagacgtgcagtctaacacacggagttagacgtgcagtctaatagacgtagttagacgtatagtctaacacacagagttagatgtgcagtctaacagacgtagttagacatgcagtctaacacacggagttagacgtgcagtctaacagacgtagttagacgtgcagtctaacacacggagttagacgtgcagtctaacagacggagttagatgtgtagtctaacacacaaagttagacgtgcagtttaatagacgtagttagacgtgcagtctaacagacggagttagacgtgcagtctaatagacggagttagacgggcagtctaacagacggagttagacgtacaatctaacacacggagttagacgtgcagtctaacagacgtagttagacgtgcagtctaacacacagagttagacgtgcagtctaacaaacgtagttagacgtgcagtctaacacacagagttagacgtgcagtctaacaaacgtagttagacgtatagtataacagacgaagtt is part of the Impatiens glandulifera chromosome 1, dImpGla2.1, whole genome shotgun sequence genome and encodes:
- the LOC124934218 gene encoding 227 kDa spindle- and centromere-associated protein-like, encoding MKRKAEGTLKEAINLKRKLAFESSQRAPTPFVGVGCKCDELKEEVKELKIELKKELKELKIELIKELKITIKETQQTHRDSLKKMIFSMFQHLLDKSNKRMVKDSKDVKVEEFEEENRKVDQNKEKTEVKVEEIEEEKSKVDQNEEKTEVKDSKDVKVEEFEEEKSKDEKIDIVDDVAVEDDEKMDVVDDVAVEDDEKMDVVDNLKVKVKDLKVKMNDEESVDVRKDVKVKDVMMQKVIESKKKKVEDDNDDFKLYNTPPKGKFGRRVRKPKKDESYINPSLSKLQRQMIK